Genomic window (Chryseobacterium bernardetii):
GTAGGTTTTGCTTACTATTTTTAATGATTGCAAAGTTGGAGGTGGTCTTTTCGATTTTTCTTTCATCTTCTTAATTTTATATGTTTATAAATTTGGTTTTACGAATGAACAGAAATATTAATTGATTTTGGGAGCTTTAATTTATTCGTTCATTCTTCTATATTGAGTAATTTCAAAATTTATCTTAAAACAATTTTAGTATAATTAATATTTGGTTTTTTAGAAAAAATATCCGGAGGACTTTATTAAATATATGATCATACCAACTACCTTGATTGAACAAAAATCGAGAACTTTTTGAAAAATAAATAAGCTTAAAGAATTCGTGACGTATTTTTTCCTACGCTTTCCTAATCATACGACATGTAAATACAAGATGAACAGATTGAGCCAATTAATAGAAGGTATTAAAAAAAGGATATAAAAAATAATGAGGTGGTTCCTTATAAGAAACCACCTCATTATTAAGGTAGGATAATCATACACAAAGATTATTTAATTGATTTTGTCTCTGACAATAACCAATCCAAGCTTTTCTTTTAGTCCTCCTTCTAGTTCATTGAATTTGAATTTTGTGAGAATTCGGTTATCTGCATCATTAAAGAAATAGCCTACAATCGTGTCTTCTTTACCGTTTCCCCAGTCTAAATAGGTAGTCGAACTGACATTTTCACCCAGTGTTCCTATATTGTTCAGCAAAAGTTGTAGCTGATAAGGGGACGGATTTGTTTGTTCATTAGGCACTATTAATTGGATTCCATAAGGATCACTAAGATTGGGATTATAGTACATGGTTTTCTTACCTTCCTTAAGATAATACAGTCTAAGCTTGGAAATATTTGTATTACCTAGTTCTTTTAAAAGATCATTTTTTTCGGAGCTTACAAAAGAGACCTTTAAATATTGGTCTACAACTACCGATCCGCCATTATTTTCCGTTTTCTTACAAGAACCCAATGTTAAGAAGACAGCTACCAGACATATTAATTTCATATTTTCTAATTTAAGTAAATTATGGACGGATATCGTAAACCATTCCTGTTTTATAATTAAAAGAACCGCCTGAGTTGTTCAGGTGCTCGGTCTGATAATAGCCATTGTCAATACCGCTCCAGCCCCAGTTCATATAGCCGTAGGTGTTACTATATGCGCCTATTACCTGACCGGTTTCCCAGTTCCAATCGCAGGTCCAGGTCATTCTGCCGCCTTCTACTACCCATGCATGTCCGTTTGCGTAGTTACCGTTCACATTTTGCCCGCCTCTCATGATTAGCACCCTTCCGGCCTGTAGTTCAGTTATCATTTTATAAGAATCAAAATTCATATATTTTGCAGATGAGTAGCCGAAATTGTTCCTGAACGCTGTAGCAACATCGTTTTGCGTATCGGCACCTGATCCATTGCATTGCCAGTCCATGCTGACTGCCTGACCAATGTTCTTCATTAATTTTGCGGTTTCAGAAGTAGGGTATGTAAGTGGCACTGCGCTCCAATTATACGATGTTGGATAATTATAGTACTTCATCACCTGTCCCATAGCTGTCGCAACACAACCCACGGGAGGACGGCCATTGCTATAGTTGGTGCATGACATATTTATCAGCTGGTCATTGTATCCCACACCTTGCCCCCATGTAGTATTTATTTTAGGTGCAATTTCAACATCTTGATAATTACAAGGTTCCATTTCGCAAACGGTATTGATCCCGAACTCAGGATCTATGCCCCTGAATATGGCATCAGGACATGGCCCGTCCCACAGTGGATTTACGGTCGAGGAATTTACTGCCCGATTTGATTTGTCTTTTTCAATATTCTGGATATACTCCGCGGTAGCATCTACCCAACTTT
Coding sequences:
- a CDS encoding C10 family peptidase → MSITKKDKYNVTTTEARDLAGLASQVSSKTSKQASGKTGESKQRIVKEVIAYPNDESPSFYIINYVDEGGFILLAADKRSVPVIASSAHGNFIFNDKTSPELKSWVDATAEYIQNIEKDKSNRAVNSSTVNPLWDGPCPDAIFRGIDPEFGINTVCEMEPCNYQDVEIAPKINTTWGQGVGYNDQLINMSCTNYSNGRPPVGCVATAMGQVMKYYNYPTSYNWSAVPLTYPTSETAKLMKNIGQAVSMDWQCNGSGADTQNDVATAFRNNFGYSSAKYMNFDSYKMITELQAGRVLIMRGGQNVNGNYANGHAWVVEGGRMTWTCDWNWETGQVIGAYSNTYGYMNWGWSGIDNGYYQTEHLNNSGGSFNYKTGMVYDIRP